Proteins encoded by one window of Monoglobus pectinilyticus:
- a CDS encoding nucleoside recognition domain-containing protein, whose amino-acid sequence MMNYIWGGMIIISLIVSVFTGHVEQTAAAAVSGAGDAVTLCISLLGIMCLWTGISKIGEEGGLIKIIAKALNPILKFIFPKLDPKSSAFGSVVMNVVANLLGMGNAATPLGIKAVGELDKLNKCKKSATDEMCMFVVLNTASLQLIPTTLISLRQSYGSANPGEVILPIWICELCALAVGITVAKLFQTHQKDRGHKLWK is encoded by the coding sequence ATGATGAACTACATATGGGGCGGAATGATAATAATATCACTTATAGTATCGGTATTTACCGGACATGTTGAACAGACCGCGGCGGCGGCTGTCAGCGGAGCCGGAGACGCTGTCACTCTTTGCATTTCACTTTTAGGTATAATGTGTCTATGGACAGGTATATCTAAAATAGGTGAAGAAGGCGGCTTAATAAAAATTATAGCCAAAGCCTTAAATCCAATATTAAAATTTATATTTCCAAAACTTGACCCAAAATCAAGCGCGTTCGGAAGCGTGGTTATGAATGTGGTAGCAAACCTGCTCGGAATGGGCAACGCGGCAACTCCCTTAGGAATCAAAGCTGTAGGAGAACTGGATAAGCTTAACAAATGCAAAAAATCCGCCACTGATGAAATGTGTATGTTTGTGGTATTAAACACAGCCTCTTTGCAGCTGATACCAACTACCCTAATATCACTTCGTCAAAGCTATGGCTCGGCAAACCCGGGCGAGGTCATTCTGCCTATTTGGATATGTGAATTATGCGCGCTGGCTGTTGGAATCACTGTCGCCAAACTATTTCAGACGCATCAAAAAGACAGGGGGCATAAACTATGGAAATAG
- a CDS encoding spore maturation protein → MEIVSMYSVPFFIFIFLIFGFVKKVDIYDCFVSGAKMGLESTFNIVPSLIGLMVAIAMFRESGCLELITNAISPVTNLIHMPPEVVPLSFLRPISGSAALATVTDIFEHLGPDSMQGKIASIMMGSTETTFYTIAVYFGSVGIKNIRYTLFAALSADLCGMVMSVLLAQIF, encoded by the coding sequence ATGGAAATAGTATCTATGTACTCAGTCCCATTTTTTATATTTATTTTTCTGATTTTTGGATTTGTAAAAAAGGTTGATATCTATGATTGCTTTGTATCCGGAGCCAAAATGGGGCTTGAATCCACATTTAACATAGTTCCGTCACTTATAGGACTTATGGTGGCAATAGCTATGTTCCGTGAAAGCGGATGTCTTGAACTAATCACCAACGCAATCTCCCCTGTTACCAATTTGATACATATGCCGCCGGAAGTAGTTCCGCTTAGTTTTTTAAGACCGATTTCCGGCAGTGCGGCGCTGGCTACGGTAACCGATATATTTGAACACCTGGGACCTGACTCTATGCAGGGCAAAATAGCGTCAATAATGATGGGCTCTACTGAAACCACTTTTTATACAATAGCTGTATACTTTGGAAGCGTTGGAATAAAAAATATACGCTACACGTTATTTGCCGCGCTAAGTGCGGATTTGTGCGGAATGGTTATGTCAGTCCTGCTCGCACAGATTTTTTAA